ACCGATATTATCTTTTACAAGTATTACTATATTAACAGAGTCCATACCTATCAAAACATTTATTGCCTCATCAGAGGATACAAAAACTGAGTTTTTTCTATTTTGATCAATGAGATGTTCCTGATGAAAAAATGCATTCATGATTAGTTCGTTAAGAACCACTCTCAAGTTATCTCGAGGGGAGCTAAATACTTCATCATAGTTAAATTTTGAAAGAAGACTTTCTATTTGCTCTGGAGCATCTTTTGAATGAAGTATTTGCAATGAGTGAATAATTGCATCTTCATTAAGGTATTTTTCAATTCCAAATAAATTATTTGTTTGAATTTTTCGTAATACTCTTTCTAGTTCTTTCTCAAGACAAGATGAGTTTCCAATGAGATGGTTTATTGGATTTGTGTTTAGAAAGATCACATTCTCTAAGTCAGTACGATTCGTAATAACGATTGTATCAAGGGCATTGGTTTCATTTTGAAATGAAGCGCTGTC
The Bacteriovorax sp. Seq25_V genome window above contains:
- a CDS encoding ATP-binding protein; this encodes MKVHLTNQVRDAYPTLEAFLQRNFELSNTIDSETVSIQDSASFQNETNALDTIVITNRTDLENVIFLNTNPINHLIGNSSCLEKELERVLRKIQTNNLFGIEKYLNEDAIIHSLQILHSKDAPEQIESLLSKFNYDEVFSSPRDNLRVVLNELIMNAFFHQEHLIDQNRKNSVFVSSDEAINVLIGMDSVNIVILVKDNIGKIDRDRVLSSIKRGFIERRPRTEGPGAGLGLMMVYENINQLHINNKKNRFCEFVGIIDISKRYKNFKERITSFHYFEEE